One Phragmites australis chromosome 23, lpPhrAust1.1, whole genome shotgun sequence DNA window includes the following coding sequences:
- the LOC133906289 gene encoding CBL-interacting protein kinase 4-like, translating into MDGKSKGSKTSKSLLGKYELGRLLGRGTFAKVYLARPVAGGEAVAVKVLDKAEVMGTAGMGPRVLREVTVMRRLRHLNVLRLHEVLATRARIYLVTELAPGGDLLSRLAALPRRRLPEHAARRVFVQLVAALSYCHARGVAHRDVKPQNVLLDGDGNIKVSDFGISALPDSLLEDGRLHTACGTPAYAAPEVLRRKAYDGAKADAWSCGVTLFVLLAGYLPFDDANIADMCRKAQRREYEFPEWVSQPARRLVSRLLDPNPASRIAVEELATHPWFKRSLSLDSQLGGLLNGQPERALAFQAPAMNAFDIISMSPGLDLSGLFGNGKKNREKRFMTTASPEKTLEQLGRAGGKLGYVVVGKKGVECLPLGGLSGLAAMSVEMSEVAPPLMIIELRLEVADGDGDGEGPGFGWEELRLELGDVARAWHSCHDF; encoded by the coding sequence ATGGACGGCAAGAGCAAGGGGAGCAAGACGAGCAAGAGCCTGCTCGGCAAGTACGAGCTGGGCCGGCTGCTGGGGCGCGGCACGTTCGCCAAGGTCTACCTCGCGCGCccggtcgccggcggcgaggcggtGGCGGTTAAGGTTCTCGACAAGGCCGAGGTCATGGGCACGGCGGGCATGGGGCCGCGCGTCCTCCGCGAGGTCACGGTCATGCGCCGGCTGCGCCACCTCAACGTGCTCCGCCTCCACGAGGTGCTCGCCACGCGCGCCAGGATCTACCTCGTCACGGAGCTCGCGCCGGGCGGGGACCTGCTCTCCAGGCTCGCCGCGCTCCCGCGTCGGCGGCTCCCCGAGCACGCCGCGCGCCGCGTGTTCGTGCAGCTCGTCGCCGCGCTCTCCTACTGCCACGCACGTGGCGTGGCGCACCGGGACGTCAAGCCGCAGAACGTCCTCCTCGACGGCGACGGCAACATCAAGGTCTCCGACTTCGGCATCTCCGCACTCCCAGACTCGCTCCTCGAGGACGGCCGCCTCCACACCGCCTGCGGCACGCCCGCCTACGCGGCGCCCGAGGTGCTCCGCCGCAAGGCCTACGACGGCGCCAAGGCCGATGCGTGGTCCTGCGGCGTCACCCTCTTCGTCCTCCTCGCCGGCTACCTCCCCTTCGACGACGCCAACATCGCCGACATGTGCCGGAAGGCAcaacgtcgggagtacgagttCCCGGAGTGGGTGTCGCAGCCGGCGCGCCGTCTGGTGAGCCGCCTGCTCGACCCGAACCCGGCCTCCCGCATCGCCGTCGAGGAGCTAGCGACGCACCCGTGGTTCAAGcgctccctcagcctcgactcGCAGCTCGGCGGGCTGCTCAACGGCCAGCCGGAGCGCGCGCTGGCGTTCCAGGCGCCGGCGATGAACGCCTTCGACATCATCTCGATGTCGCCGGGGCTCGACCTGTCCGGGCTGTTCGGCAACGGCAAGAAAAACAGAGAGAAGAGGTTCATGACGACGGCGTCGCCGGAGAAGACGCTGGAGCAGCTTGGCCGAGCAGGCGGGAAGCTCGGGTACGTCGTGGTGGGGAAGAAAGGAGTCGAATGCCTGCCGCTGGGAGGACTGTCAGGGCTCGCAGCGATGTCGGTTGAGATGTCCGAGGTGGCGCCGCCGCTGATGATCATCGAGCTGCGCCTCGAGGtggccgacggcgacggcgatggaGAGGGTCCAGGGTTCGGGTGGGAGGAGTTGAGGCTGGAGTTGGGAGATGTAGCTAGGGCTTGGCATAGCTGCCACGATTTCTGA